One window of Trifolium pratense cultivar HEN17-A07 linkage group LG5, ARS_RC_1.1, whole genome shotgun sequence genomic DNA carries:
- the LOC123883855 gene encoding uncharacterized protein LOC123883855 codes for MAIIVDSDRIYTHDVYTVNLDGNKIKVTVTANASVVRKWIYTTLFFNRRDIHLVVGLGVQWTPGGSDPPADTLQLCIGNRCLIFQLAHATYVPRSLRNFLENPNHTFVGFWNHSDRQKLESSEYQFEMYRDPLDLRHYAELEYEDENLARASVDEIVEKCLGFEIEQSGEIARSYWDDKVLSDEQVVYASVDAYCAFRIGKNVRAWKYT; via the coding sequence ATGGCGATCATCGTCGACAGTGACCGCATTTACACTCACGACGTTTACACCGTCAACTTGGACGGTAACAAAATCAAAGTAACAGTCACCGCCAATGCTTCCGTAGTAAGAAAGTGGATTTACACCACACTTTTTTTCAACCGCCGTGACATACACTTAGTCGTCGGCCTCGGCGTTCAGTGGACTCCTGGCGGCAGCGATCCTCCAGCTGATACTTTACAGCTCTGTATCGGTAACCGTTGCTTAATCTTCCAACTAGCTCACGCTACCTACGTTCCAAGGAGTCTCCGGAACTTTCTTGAGAATCCTAACCACACGTTTGTAGGTTTCTGGAACCATTCCGATCGCCAGAAGTTGGAGTCGTCGGAGTACCAATTCGAGATGTACAGAGATCCGTTGGATCTGAGGCATTACGCTGAACTTGAGTATGAAGATGAAAACCTAGCTCGTGCTTCGGTGGATGAAATCGTTGAGAAATGTCTTGGTTTTGAAATTGAACAGAGTGGTGAAATTGCAAGAAGTTATTGGGACGATAAAGTGCTGAGTGATGAACAAGTTGTTTATGCGAGTGTTGATGCTTATTGTGCTTTCCGCATTGGGAAGAATGTCAGAGCTTGGAAGTATAcatga